GCCCGCGAGGAGGCCGCGACGCCCCCGCGCCCCGCCCCCACGGGGCAGGGTCCTGACGAAGCGCTCTGGGACGACGGCGCGCTGCCGCTCTTCCCGCTGCAGCCGCCCCGCACCGGCCGTGAGCTGCTCGTCGACCACGTCACGGCGATGGTGTGCTGCGCGGCCATCGACACCGCGGGCGCCGCTCCCGGCCTCGACTGGCTCGACGGCCCCGCCCTGCTGGTCGGCGGCGAGCGTGCGGCGGACCTCACGCCGCGCATCTCACGCCTCGTCGAGGACGGCGACCCGACCCCACTGCGCGACTGGCTCACCCGCCAGGGAATCCGCCCCGAAAAACCGGTCCGCCTGGTCTGACCCCGGGCCCCCTACGCCCCAGGGAAAGACGTACCCCGACCCTCCCAACCCGGCCCCCGCGGAACCCGGTCCCAACGGAATCAGGGCCCCTCCGAACCGGGCCCCACCAACCCCGGACCTTCCGAATCCGGGTCCACCAAACCCGTACCAGCGTCGCTGGCGCTGCCCCGCACCACCGAACACCGCCCAGCGTCACCAGCACCGCCAAGCGCCACCAAACACCGCCCACCGCCACCGCCCACCCCCAAGCACCACCCCACACACCCCCAAGCCCAACCGCACGCCACCCCCACCCCACCCCCGCGTCACCCCACCTCAGCGCCACCCCACCCCGCCCCTCCCGGAGCATCACGCTCCGTTCATATCAATTCGCGACGAACGGTGACGGGGTGCGTGCGTAATGTGATGTGCTGGGAGCGGCTGCCGGACCGGATGCACCACAGGCGCCGCAGGCTCGGGGGAGCGAGGGAGGGGCACAGATGAGGTCGGAGCCGATCCGTCGATGGGAATCGGGTGCGCTGGCGCACGCCGTATCGGACCCTTTCGGCCAGGGCCCGCTGCCCTGGCTGCGCGGAGCCGAGCACTACTTCGACGACACGGGCCACGTCGTCCCCTGGTACATCGACCACGCCCCGGCCCCCGGCGCCGCCGACATCCCCGCTCCGCGGACCGGCGGTCCGCTCAACGCCGACGACGTGCACTGCCAGATCAAAGGGTTCACCTCGACCGGCGCCGCCGCTCCCGGCGAGGCCATCGACTTCCACGTCACCGTCGACCCGCCCCAGCAGTTCGGCGTCGACATCTACCGCATCGGGCACTACGGCGGTGACGGCGCCAGCAAGATCACCACCAGCCCCCGGCTCTCCGGGATCGTCCAGCCCGCCCCCCTCACCGCGGACCGCACGGTCTCCTGCCACCACTGGTGGCTCTCCTGGCGGCTGCAGATCCCGAGCTACTGGAACGTCGGGGCGTACGTCGCGGTGCTCACCACCGCCGACGGGTACCGCTCGCACGTCCCCTTCACGGTCCGCGACGACCACCCCGCCGACCTCCTCCTGCTCCTGCCCGACGTCACGTGGCAGGCGTACAACCTCTACCCCGAGGACGGCCGCACGGGCGCCAGCCTGTACCACGCGTGGGACGAGCAGGGCGGCCTGCTCGGCGAGAGCGAGGCCGCCGTAACGGTCTCCTTCGACCGGCCGTACGCGGGCGCGGGCCTCCCCCTGCACGTGGGCCATGCCTACGACTTCATCCGCTGGGCCGAGCGGTACGGATACGACCTGGCGTACGCGGACGCCCGCGACCTGCACGCCGGCCGCGTCGACCCCACCCGGTACCGAGGTCTCGTCTTCCCGGGCCACGACGAGTACTGGTCGCCGAGCATGCGCCGCGCCACGGAGCAGGCCCGCGAGCACGGCACGTCACTCGTCTTCCTCTCCGCCAACACCATGTACTGGCAGGTGGAGTTGAGCCCCTCCGCGTCCGGCGTCGAGGACCGTCTCCTCACCTGCCGCAAGCGCCGCGGCCCCGGCAAACCGACCCTGTGGCGGGAGCGGGACGGCGGCAAGGCGGCCGAGCAGCAGCTCCTCGGCATCCAGTACGCGGGCCGCGTACCCGAGCCGCGCCCCCTCGTCGTCCGCAACGCCGACCACTGGCTGTGGGAGGCCACGGGGGCGCACGACGGCGACGAGATCGACGGCCTGGTCGCGGGCGAGGCCGACCGGTACTTCCCGAGGACGGCGCTCCCCGAGCACCAGGGCCGCATCCTGCTCGCCCACTCCCCGTACGAGGACACGGAGGGTGTCGTCCGCCACCAGGAGTCGTCGCTCTACCGCGCCCCGTCCGGCGCCCTGGTCTTCGCGTCCGGCACCTTCGCCTGGTCCCCGGCGCTGGACCGTCCAGGCCATGTCGACGCCCGTATCCAGCGCGCCACGGCCAATCTCCTGGACCGCATCTGCAAGCGTGACTGACCGTACTGACCGTTGAGTGACGCCGACCGACCGCCCCAGCCGAGCGCCCATTCGACCGCCCCACTCAACCCCTGGCCAAAACCACACCTCCCATACGGGAGAATCGACCTCACTTGGCCAGAACCACGGGAGGGAACCGTGTCCGGATTCGTAGAAAAGCCCGAGCCGCTGCAAGTGCCGGGCCTGGTCCACCTCCACACCGGCAAGGTGCGCGAGCTGTACCGGAACGAGGCGGGCGAGCTCGTCATGGTCGCCAGCGACCGCATGTCCGCCTACGACTGGGTGCTGCCCTCGGAGATCCCCGACAAGGGCCGCGTCCTCACCCAGCTCTCCCTGTGGTGGTTCGACCAGCTCGCGGACCTCGTGCCGAACCACGTCATCTCCTCGGAGCTGCCGAAGGGCGCCCCCGCCGACTGGGAGGGGCGCACGCTGGTCTGCAAGTCCCTGGAGATGGTCCCGGTCGAGTGCGTGGCCCGCGGCTATCTGACGGGCTCGGGCCTCCTGGAGTACGACGAGTCGCGTACGGTCTGCGGCCTCGCCCTGCCCGAGGGCCTGGTCGACGGCTCGGAGCTGCCCGCGCCGATCTTCACGCCCGCCGCGAAGGCCGCCGTCGGCGAGCACGACGAGAACGTGTCGTACGAGGAGGTCGCCCGCCAGGTCGGCGCGGAGACCGCGGCTCAGCTGCGCCAGACGACCCTCGCGGTCTACGGCAGGGCACTGGACATCGCACGCGAGCGCGGCCTGATCCTCGCCGACACGAAGTTCGAGTTCGGCTTCGAGGGGGACGAGCTCATCCTCGCCGACGAGGTCCTGACGCCGGACTCCTCGCGTTTCTGGCCCGCGGACCAGTGGGAGCCGGGCCGCGCCCAGCCGTCGTACGACAAGCAGTTCGTGCGGAACTGGCTGACCTCGCCGGCCTCGGGCTGGGACCGCAGGAGCGAGCAGCCGCCGCCCGCGCTGCCGCAGGACGTGGTGGACGCCACACGCGCCAAGTACATCGAGGCGTACGAGCGGCTCACCGGCACGCCCTGGTAGACGAGGGCACCGCGGCTGAGAACGGAGAAGGCCCCGGTCCGATGGACCGGGGCCTTTCATCTGGAGCGGACGACCAGGTTCGAACTGGCGACCTCAACCTTGGCAAGGTTGCGCTCTACCAACTGAGCTACGTCCGCGCTGCGCCGTGGCGCGAGGCCAACTATACCCAACCTCGCTCGCGTGCGAGACGCACCGCGGCATGACGGTTCTCGGCGCCGATTTTGGTGGCGGCCGACGAGAGGTAGTTGCGGACGGTTCCCTGTGAGAGCGCGGCGCGCTCGGCGATCTCCGCGACGGGCGCCCCGTCGGCGGCGAGTTCGAGCACCTCGGCCTCGCGGGCGGTCAGCGGCGAGTCGCCGGCGGAGATGGCGTCGGCGGCCAACTCCGGGTCCACGTAACGGTTTCCGGCGTGCACGGTCCGGATGATCTCGGCGAGCCGCTGGGCGCTGACGGTCTTCGGCACGAAGCCGCGTACGCCCACCGCGAGGGCCCGTTTCAGATGTCCGGGTCTGCCATGACTCGTCACGATCATGGTCTTGCAGTCGGGGAGTTCGTCGCGCAGGGATGTGGCCACACTCACACCGTCGGCGCCCGGCATCTGCAGATCGAGGACGGCGACGTCGGGCCGGTGGGCCCGCGCCATGGCGAGCGCCTCGGGCCCCGACGCGGCCTCGGCGACGACGACGAGATCGTCCTCCAGCGCCAGCAGCGCGGCGAGCGCGCCCCGAATGAGGTGCTCGTCGTCGGCGAGCAACACACGAAGACTCATGCCGCCGCCTCCCTGCCCGGACCGGGCCCCTGTTCCTGGCCCGCCCGCTCCCACGCACCCGGCCCCTGGGAAGGAGCCGGCAGCGGCACCTGCACGGCGAGTCGGAAGACCCCGTCGCCGGACGCGAAGTCCAGCGTCCCGCCCACCGCGGCGAGCCGCTCCCGCAGGCCCGCCAGACCGGAGCCGCGCCCCGTGAGGCCCGACCCGCCGCCCGCGAGACCGGAGCCGCTCCCCGTCGGCGCCGCTTCCGGCACCCCGTCGTTCTCCACGCTCAACGTCGCCCGTCCCTCACTCACCGCGACAGCGATGTCGCACCGCCCCGCGTCACCGTGCCGCAGCACGTTGGTCGCCGCCTCCCGCACGACCCACCCCAGCGCCGACTGCACCGACGCGGGCAGTGCCACCCCGGACCCGATGACCCGGCAGTCGATCCCGGCCGCCTCCAACACGCCCTGCGCACCGGCGAGTTCCACCTTCAGGTCGACCTCGCGGTAGCCGCGTACGACCTCCCGTACCTCCCGCTGCGACTCCTGCGCGATCCGCTGCACCTCGACCATCTGGTCCACCGCCTCCGGGCGGCCCCGGCGGGCGAGCTGCACCGCGAGCTCGCTCTTGAGGGCGATGACGGCGAGGTTGCGGCCCATCACGTCGTGCAGGTCCCGCCCGAACCGCAGCCGCTCCTCGGCGACCGCGAGCCGGGCCTCGACCTCGCGGGCCCGGTCGGCCTCCCACATCACGGAGAGCGTCCAGGCGCCGCAGCGCGTGGAGATCAGCGCGAGGAGGCCCGCGAAAGCGATGATCACGCCGGTCGCGACGAGCTGCCCGCCGCGCGCCCCGGCGGCGGCGAAAGCGCCGACGGCCACGACGACGACCAGCGCCATACGGGCCGCGTAGCCGCGGATGGTGGCGGAGAAGGCGAGCGACTGGGCGAACGGTATCGGCACG
The window above is part of the Streptomyces venezuelae genome. Proteins encoded here:
- a CDS encoding N,N-dimethylformamidase beta subunit family domain-containing protein; translation: MRSEPIRRWESGALAHAVSDPFGQGPLPWLRGAEHYFDDTGHVVPWYIDHAPAPGAADIPAPRTGGPLNADDVHCQIKGFTSTGAAAPGEAIDFHVTVDPPQQFGVDIYRIGHYGGDGASKITTSPRLSGIVQPAPLTADRTVSCHHWWLSWRLQIPSYWNVGAYVAVLTTADGYRSHVPFTVRDDHPADLLLLLPDVTWQAYNLYPEDGRTGASLYHAWDEQGGLLGESEAAVTVSFDRPYAGAGLPLHVGHAYDFIRWAERYGYDLAYADARDLHAGRVDPTRYRGLVFPGHDEYWSPSMRRATEQAREHGTSLVFLSANTMYWQVELSPSASGVEDRLLTCRKRRGPGKPTLWRERDGGKAAEQQLLGIQYAGRVPEPRPLVVRNADHWLWEATGAHDGDEIDGLVAGEADRYFPRTALPEHQGRILLAHSPYEDTEGVVRHQESSLYRAPSGALVFASGTFAWSPALDRPGHVDARIQRATANLLDRICKRD
- a CDS encoding phosphoribosylaminoimidazolesuccinocarboxamide synthase codes for the protein MSGFVEKPEPLQVPGLVHLHTGKVRELYRNEAGELVMVASDRMSAYDWVLPSEIPDKGRVLTQLSLWWFDQLADLVPNHVISSELPKGAPADWEGRTLVCKSLEMVPVECVARGYLTGSGLLEYDESRTVCGLALPEGLVDGSELPAPIFTPAAKAAVGEHDENVSYEEVARQVGAETAAQLRQTTLAVYGRALDIARERGLILADTKFEFGFEGDELILADEVLTPDSSRFWPADQWEPGRAQPSYDKQFVRNWLTSPASGWDRRSEQPPPALPQDVVDATRAKYIEAYERLTGTPW
- a CDS encoding response regulator transcription factor; this translates as MSLRVLLADDEHLIRGALAALLALEDDLVVVAEAASGPEALAMARAHRPDVAVLDLQMPGADGVSVATSLRDELPDCKTMIVTSHGRPGHLKRALAVGVRGFVPKTVSAQRLAEIIRTVHAGNRYVDPELAADAISAGDSPLTAREAEVLELAADGAPVAEIAERAALSQGTVRNYLSSAATKIGAENRHAAVRLARERGWV
- a CDS encoding sensor histidine kinase, producing the protein MGTPALREATDVVGRMRAWQRSWHGRSKIEKVEFQSTMTWHLVPWIFLLSWVSVPIGLSLRHDLAPQLFGWTLIASGAAQCLQANRSLRRSVDHYLRRAPLPRRDLVVAGVLMTVTLGLAVGLQAVDGVPSEMLGLTALFVPIPFAQSLAFSATIRGYAARMALVVVVAVGAFAAAGARGGQLVATGVIIAFAGLLALISTRCGAWTLSVMWEADRAREVEARLAVAEERLRFGRDLHDVMGRNLAVIALKSELAVQLARRGRPEAVDQMVEVQRIAQESQREVREVVRGYREVDLKVELAGAQGVLEAAGIDCRVIGSGVALPASVQSALGWVVREAATNVLRHGDAGRCDIAVAVSEGRATLSVENDGVPEAAPTGSGSGLAGGGSGLTGRGSGLAGLRERLAAVGGTLDFASGDGVFRLAVQVPLPAPSQGPGAWERAGQEQGPGPGREAAA